The following coding sequences lie in one Nitratireductor mangrovi genomic window:
- a CDS encoding efflux RND transporter periplasmic adaptor subunit, whose amino-acid sequence MAKFRFHKLVAVMVLAATAAWIVTGEFSSVGSAVAPETASEPDSETVAVETPPRTVAVVNPPRAEHARAIRMSGTTEANARSNLAARISGIAGELPVKQGSQVRKGDLIMRLDAEGKAAAVNMAEAMLAQREAESAAAERLAKSGNMAKLQLDNARTALAAARSQLETARAELEWTEVRAPFDGLVDRVPVEQGSSVMQGAQVATILSLDPILAVGEVSEHDLAELEIGNKAEIRLVNGTRVDGTLRYVSRDASPQTRTFRVEIAIPNPDRRIPAGMTAEITLRADKVDAVFLPRSVVTLSEKGDLGVRIVKPDDTVAFVPIDIIDDTPQGLALGGVPQDARIIVAGQDLVKEGDKVNAVEADQDTINRLVGQMAGPVN is encoded by the coding sequence ATGGCGAAATTCAGGTTTCACAAGCTTGTCGCGGTGATGGTGCTTGCCGCAACGGCAGCGTGGATCGTCACCGGCGAGTTTTCCTCCGTCGGCAGCGCCGTCGCGCCCGAAACTGCCTCCGAGCCCGACTCCGAAACCGTGGCGGTCGAGACGCCGCCGCGTACCGTCGCTGTTGTCAACCCGCCACGCGCCGAGCATGCCCGCGCCATCCGCATGTCGGGCACGACCGAAGCCAATGCGCGCAGCAATCTTGCCGCTCGCATCTCCGGCATCGCCGGCGAACTCCCGGTGAAGCAGGGCAGCCAGGTCAGGAAGGGCGACCTCATCATGCGCCTCGACGCCGAAGGCAAGGCCGCGGCCGTCAACATGGCCGAGGCCATGCTTGCCCAGCGGGAGGCGGAAAGCGCCGCGGCCGAGCGGCTGGCCAAGAGCGGCAACATGGCCAAGCTGCAACTCGACAACGCCCGCACGGCCTTGGCGGCGGCACGCTCGCAGCTGGAAACCGCACGTGCCGAACTCGAATGGACTGAGGTGCGCGCACCGTTCGACGGTCTTGTAGACCGGGTTCCCGTGGAGCAGGGCAGTTCCGTCATGCAGGGCGCGCAGGTCGCGACCATTCTCAGCCTCGACCCCATCCTCGCCGTTGGCGAGGTCAGCGAGCATGATCTTGCAGAACTGGAGATCGGCAACAAGGCCGAGATCAGGCTCGTCAACGGCACACGCGTCGACGGCACGCTTCGCTATGTCAGCCGCGACGCCTCTCCGCAAACGCGCACCTTCCGCGTCGAGATCGCCATTCCCAACCCCGACCGCCGCATCCCGGCCGGCATGACGGCCGAGATCACCTTGCGCGCCGACAAGGTCGACGCGGTGTTCCTACCGCGCTCGGTCGTGACCCTGTCCGAGAAGGGTGATCTCGGTGTTCGCATCGTCAAGCCGGACGATACGGTCGCCTTCGTGCCGATCGACATCATCGACGACACGCCGCAGGGCCTGGCGCTTGGCGGCGTCCCGCAGGACGCGCGCATCATCGTCGCCGGTCAGGACCTTGTGAAGGAAGGCGACAAGGTCAACGCCGTCGAGGCCGATCAGGACACGATCAACCGTCTGGTCGGGCAGATGGCCGGACCGGTCAATTGA
- a CDS encoding efflux RND transporter permease subunit, with amino-acid sequence MGIVDYAIRNARLTISILLFFLIAGTMAYQSIPKEAEPDIQIPIIYVSLTYQGISPEDSERLLLRPVETRLKSISGIKEMRSSAYQGGGNVVVEFQAGADLDKALEDVRNKVSDAEQDLPQGVDEPSVNEVNISEFPVLVVTLAGDVPERALTAAARELRDRLEEVNGVLDAALRGAREDLVEVIIDPVKLSSYGLRLEELVTAVNANNSLVAAGALQGEEGRYAVKVPSLIETVEDVANLPIVAGPNAVVRARDLATIRSTFKDAETITRLDGKQAIAIEVSKRTGANLVETVDRVKAVANEFQALLPEGAEVSFSQDKSTVIRQLLGDLENSVLTAVILVFVVILYALSGRASMLIGLAIPASFLMGIMWLALAGYTVNIVVLFSLILAVGMLVDDAIIVTEFAERRMSEGMPKGEAFSLAAKRMAGPVVAATATRVAAFSPLLFWPGIVGEFMKFMPITLIVTLSSSLIYALVFTPALGALFAKPVVEEEQRDGWYMRFARRAVRHPFIVTAVTIAALVAVPMAYGTYGKGVEFFPNVEPEYGLLYVHARGNLSLEEQDALVTQAEDRILGWPGIKTVYTRVGSVRGGGAEVDEDVVGVIQYEFVDWRERKPATQILDDLRVAMTGIPGADIEVSVPDAGPPTGKAIQIQLSADDPEGLDQVAQNVAGMLGTVPDVIDIGDGLPPPGIDWEIKVDRTKAAQYGIGPGSVGTVVQLVTTGLKLSDYRPAGSDDAVDIRLRLPEDRRTLASLDQLRVQTAQGAVPISNFVSREPAQRTGILTRIDGVRTITVDAGIREGVQADAVRQQVVANLEEMNLPADGIRWKLAGEDEEQKAAGEFLSKAFGAAIFLIFVVLLALLNKFMSVGLVLSAVVMSTIGVLLGLLIMEQPFGVVMTGIGIIALAGVVVNNNIVLIDTYDRLRQEGWDKMDAVLQTCRERARPVVLTAVTAILGVLPIAFGVNLEILNHETTYGAPSTQWWIALSSAIVFGLAFSTVLTLVVTPSLLMIFTRSNNSRVYAFLNRIFRRRKTAEDTDKKTATPDVDTSQGYPKAAE; translated from the coding sequence ATGGGCATTGTCGACTACGCCATACGCAATGCGCGGCTGACGATCTCTATCCTGCTCTTCTTCCTGATCGCCGGGACGATGGCCTATCAGTCGATCCCGAAGGAAGCCGAGCCGGATATCCAGATCCCGATCATCTATGTGAGCCTGACCTATCAGGGCATCTCGCCCGAGGATTCGGAACGGCTCTTGCTGCGCCCGGTCGAGACTCGGCTGAAATCGATCAGCGGCATCAAGGAGATGCGGTCCTCTGCCTATCAGGGCGGCGGCAATGTCGTGGTCGAGTTTCAGGCCGGCGCCGATCTCGACAAGGCGCTGGAGGACGTGCGCAACAAGGTCTCCGACGCCGAGCAGGACCTGCCGCAGGGGGTCGACGAGCCGAGCGTCAACGAGGTCAACATCTCGGAGTTCCCGGTCCTGGTCGTCACGCTGGCCGGCGACGTGCCGGAACGGGCGCTGACGGCCGCCGCCCGCGAGTTGCGCGACCGGCTCGAAGAGGTCAACGGCGTGCTTGACGCCGCCCTGCGCGGCGCGCGCGAAGACCTGGTCGAGGTGATCATCGATCCGGTCAAGCTCTCCTCCTACGGGCTGCGGCTTGAGGAACTGGTCACCGCCGTCAATGCCAACAACTCGCTTGTCGCCGCCGGTGCCTTGCAGGGCGAGGAAGGCCGCTACGCGGTCAAGGTTCCCTCGCTCATCGAGACCGTCGAGGACGTCGCCAACCTGCCGATCGTCGCCGGCCCCAACGCGGTCGTCAGGGCGCGCGACCTCGCCACCATCCGCTCGACCTTCAAGGATGCCGAGACCATCACCCGGCTCGACGGCAAGCAGGCGATCGCCATCGAGGTTTCCAAGCGCACCGGGGCCAATCTGGTCGAGACGGTCGACCGCGTGAAGGCCGTGGCCAACGAGTTTCAGGCGCTCTTGCCGGAGGGCGCCGAAGTCTCGTTCAGCCAGGACAAGTCGACCGTCATCCGGCAGTTGCTCGGCGACCTCGAAAACAGTGTCCTGACCGCCGTCATCCTTGTTTTCGTGGTCATCCTCTATGCCCTTTCCGGCCGCGCATCGATGCTGATCGGCCTTGCCATTCCGGCCTCGTTCCTGATGGGCATCATGTGGCTGGCGCTGGCCGGCTACACGGTCAACATCGTCGTGCTGTTCTCGCTGATCCTGGCCGTCGGCATGCTGGTCGACGACGCCATCATCGTCACCGAGTTCGCCGAACGGCGCATGTCGGAGGGCATGCCGAAAGGCGAAGCGTTCTCGCTCGCCGCCAAGCGCATGGCGGGCCCGGTCGTCGCCGCGACCGCGACGCGCGTCGCCGCCTTCTCGCCGCTGCTGTTCTGGCCCGGCATCGTCGGCGAGTTCATGAAGTTCATGCCGATCACGCTGATCGTGACACTATCGTCCTCGCTGATCTACGCGCTCGTCTTTACGCCAGCGCTTGGTGCGCTGTTTGCCAAGCCGGTGGTCGAGGAAGAGCAGCGCGATGGCTGGTATATGCGCTTTGCCCGCCGTGCCGTACGCCATCCCTTCATTGTCACCGCCGTCACCATCGCCGCCCTCGTGGCAGTACCGATGGCTTATGGCACCTATGGCAAGGGCGTCGAGTTCTTCCCCAATGTCGAGCCGGAATACGGGCTGCTCTACGTGCATGCCCGCGGCAACCTTTCGCTGGAAGAACAGGACGCGCTCGTGACCCAGGCGGAGGATCGCATCCTCGGCTGGCCCGGCATCAAGACCGTCTATACCCGTGTCGGCAGCGTCCGCGGCGGCGGTGCCGAGGTCGACGAGGACGTCGTCGGCGTGATCCAGTACGAATTCGTCGACTGGCGCGAACGCAAGCCGGCGACCCAGATACTCGATGATCTGCGTGTCGCCATGACCGGCATTCCGGGCGCCGATATCGAGGTGTCGGTTCCCGACGCCGGCCCGCCGACCGGCAAGGCGATCCAGATCCAGCTTTCGGCCGACGACCCTGAAGGTCTCGATCAGGTCGCGCAGAATGTCGCCGGCATGCTCGGCACCGTGCCCGATGTGATCGACATCGGCGACGGCCTGCCGCCACCCGGCATCGACTGGGAGATCAAAGTCGACCGCACCAAGGCGGCGCAATACGGCATCGGGCCCGGTTCGGTCGGCACCGTTGTGCAGCTGGTCACCACGGGACTCAAGCTCTCCGACTACCGGCCGGCAGGTTCCGACGACGCCGTCGACATCCGCCTGCGCCTGCCCGAGGACCGGCGCACGCTGGCCAGCCTCGACCAACTGCGGGTCCAGACCGCGCAGGGCGCTGTGCCGATCTCGAACTTCGTCAGCCGCGAACCGGCCCAGCGCACCGGCATCCTGACCCGCATCGACGGTGTGCGCACCATCACTGTCGACGCCGGTATTCGCGAGGGCGTTCAGGCCGACGCCGTGCGCCAGCAGGTCGTGGCCAATCTCGAAGAGATGAATCTGCCCGCCGACGGTATCCGCTGGAAGCTTGCCGGCGAGGACGAGGAACAGAAGGCCGCCGGCGAATTTCTTTCCAAGGCGTTCGGCGCCGCGATCTTCCTTATCTTCGTGGTGCTTCTTGCCTTGCTCAACAAGTTCATGTCGGTCGGACTGGTGCTTTCGGCGGTGGTAATGTCGACCATTGGCGTGCTGCTCGGCCTGCTGATCATGGAGCAGCCCTTCGGCGTCGTCATGACCGGCATCGGCATCATCGCGCTCGCCGGCGTGGTGGTGAACAACAACATCGTTCTCATCGACACCTATGACCGGCTGCGACAGGAAGGCTGGGACAAGATGGACGCGGTGCTGCAGACCTGCCGCGAGCGCGCCCGCCCGGTCGTGCTGACCGCGGTCACCGCGATCCTCGGCGTGTTGCCGATCGCCTTCGGCGTCAATCTCGAGATTCTCAATCACGAGACCACGTATGGCGCACCGTCGACACAATGGTGGATCGCGCTTTCCAGTGCCATCGTGTTCGGTCTCGCCTTCTCGACCGTGCTGACGCTGGTGGTGACGCCGTCGCTGCTGATGATCTTCACGCGCAGCAACAACTCCAGGGTCTACGCTTTCCTCAACCGTATCTTCCGCCGCAGGAAAACGGCGGAAGATACGGACAAGAAGACCGCTACGCCCGACGTTGACACCTCGCAGGGCTACCCCAAGGCGGCGGAGTAG
- a CDS encoding DUF3309 family protein: protein MSLGTILIIILILILLGAIPAWPYSRGWGYGPSGIVGVILLVLLILALLGRI, encoded by the coding sequence ATGTCACTCGGCACCATTCTGATCATCATCCTGATCCTGATCCTGCTCGGCGCAATTCCCGCCTGGCCCTATTCGCGCGGCTGGGGCTACGGTCCGTCCGGTATCGTCGGTGTCATCCTTCTGGTGCTGCTGATCCTGGCATTGCTGGGCCGGATCTAG